A genomic window from Sebastes fasciatus isolate fSebFas1 chromosome 7, fSebFas1.pri, whole genome shotgun sequence includes:
- the LOC141770623 gene encoding claudin-8-like, with product MVQGVSEIAAVCVGLIGLIGAAATTGMPMWKVTAFIGENIIVMETRWEGLWMNCFRQANIRMQCKVYDSLLFLPPDLQAARGLMCCSLALSGLGLLVALAGMRCTSCIQDNDRAKTIILMVAGGMQFVACICVFIPVSWTGHVIIRDFYNPLLIDAQRRELGEALYIGWVTGAFLFASAMLFICRRIPSDKDSFDVYRQANLLSYKPAPSNPNLMRYHPMSSVSSLPSTAYHPSLQNNGYVGQQLATPLQNIQQVMTNDGALINPPVVYNPGLPENASLFHQGSMAHHSSMRSSNHVGSLYTPGNSFYISQNTTPYSPAYIGNPTASYQSSFHPVPHTPVFIGYKTSRIQPDSHSGSSAGVYI from the coding sequence ATGGTTCAAGGTGTTTCAGAGAttgctgcagtgtgtgttggCCTGATTGGGCTGATCGGGGCGGCGGCTACTACAGGGATGCCCATGTGGAAGGTGACAGCTTTCATTGGGGAAAACATAATTGTGATGGAAACCCGCTGGGAAGGCTTGTGGATGAACTGCTTCAGACAGGCCAACATCAGGATGCAGTGTAAGGTGTACGACTCCCTGCTGTTCCTGCCTCCGGATTTACAGGCGGCCAGGGGGCTGATGTGCTGTTCTCTGGCCCTGTCGGGGCTGGGGCTCCTTGTGGCTCTGGCAGGAATGCGTTGCACATCCTGTATTCAGGATAATGATCGGGCTAAGACCATAATCCTGATGGTTGCAGGTGGTATGCAGTTCGTGGCCTGTATCTGTGTCTTTATCCCTGTGTCGTGGACAGGTCATGTCATCATTAGAGATTTTTACAATCCTTTGCTAATTGATGCCCAGAGGAGGGAGCTGGGAGAGGCTCTCTATATCGGTTGGGTGACCGGCGCCTTCCTTTTCGCCTCAGCCATGTTGTTCATCTGCCGCCGTATACCCTCAGACAAAGACTCATTCGATGTGTACCGCCAAGCCAACTTGCTCAGTTACAAGCCAGCACCCAGCAACCCAAATCTAATGAGGTATCATCCCATGTCGAGTGTTTCCAGCCTTCCATCTACTGCATACCATCCTTCTCTGCAGAACAATGGCTATGTTGGACAACAACTTGCGACGCCACTGCAAAACATCCAGCAAGTAATGACAAATGATGGAGCATTAATCAACCCTCCTGTTGTCTATAACCCGGGTCTGCCTGAAAATGCATCATTGTTTCATCAAGGTAGCATGGCTCACCATTCCTCCATGCGGAGTTCTAACCACGTTGGAAGCCTGTATACACCAGGCAACTCCTTTTACATAAGCCAAAACACAACGCCATATTCACCGGCTTATATCGGCAATCCTACTGCGTCCTACCAGTCCAGTTTTCATCCGGTTCCACACACTCCTGTTTTTATAGGATATAAAACATCAAGAATTCAACCAGATTCTCACagtgggagcagtgctggtgtatacatataa
- the cldn8.1 gene encoding claudin-8: protein MANSALEIVGLLLTLFGLIMASASTGMPMWRVTAFIGENIIVFETRYEGLWMNCFRQADIRMQCKVYDSLLALPPDLQAARGLMCCSLALGGLGLLISLLGLQCTSCIENNDRAKRLVLIIAGSMIIMACICVLIPVSWTGHVIIRDFYNPLLIDAQRRELGEALYIGWVAGALLFAGGCMFICCNLQSEDKASERYVYSRTSDYMAYPPQPLQPLQPQQLVMLPQQQPQFQPVLSRHPSTIYSYQSRYPSVHSGVAYL, encoded by the coding sequence CAGCACTGGAGATAGTGGGTTTGCTATTGACCCTGTTCGGGTTGATTATGGCGTCAGCAAGCACTGGGATGCCAATGTGGCGAGTCACAGCCTTCATTGGGGAGAACATTATTGTGTTTGAAACCCGCTACGAGGGTCTGTGGATGAATTGCTTTCGGCAGGCCGACATCAGAATGCAGTGTAAGGTGTACGACTCTCTCCTGGCCCTGCCCCCTGATCTACAGGCAGCTAGGGGGCTCATGTGCTGCTCTCTGGCTTTGGGTGGCCTCGGTCTGCTGATCTCTTTGCTGGGGCTGCAATGCACGTCATGTATCGAAAACAACGATCGAGCTAAGCGGCTGGTCCTCATAATTGCAGGAAGCATGATCATAATGGCTTGCATCTGTGTCCTTATCCCCGTGTCCTGGACAGGGCACGTCATCATCAGGGACTTCTACAACCCCTTGCTGATCGACGCCCAGCGAAGGGAGCTCGGAGAGGCTCTCTACATCGGCTGGGTGGCCGGCGCTCTCTTGTTCGCTGGAGGATGCATGTTTATTTGTTGCAATCTGCAGTCCGAGGACAAAGCTTCAGAGAGGTATGTGTACTCAAGGACATCCGACTACATGGCCTATCCTCCACAGCCTCTACAGCCTCTACAGCCTCAACAGCTGGTGATGCTTCCCCAACAACAACCCCAGTTTCAGCCAGTGCTATCAAGACACCCATCAACCATCTACAGCTACCAGTCCAGATACCCCTCTGTACACAGCGGGGTGGCTTATCTCTGA